In Archocentrus centrarchus isolate MPI-CPG fArcCen1 chromosome 16, fArcCen1, whole genome shotgun sequence, a single window of DNA contains:
- the LOC115794350 gene encoding chemokine-like receptor 1 yields MEMTTVTFDQINTTAALDENGSVYIDTYGGLRQSVHIISLILYSLVFVLGVLGNGMVIWVTGFKMKKTVNTVWYLNLAVADFLFTAFLPLTVTYTAMDFHWPFGKFMCKLNTTISHLNLFASVYILVVISVDRYVSVVWPVWAQNHRNVRKASCVSLGVWVVALILCTPYLIFRDTEKNSQDQTICFNNYALSDDNTTRSVIQLRKFRHQAIIITRFLLGFVAPFTVIASCYAVIIHHLRRNPTLASQSSRPFKIIAAIIITFFLCWAPFHIMSLIELVNFTSDTSSEMLEHVMTIGIPLATSLAFLNSCMNPLLYVFLGQDFKDKVRKSILKALEIAFREVETDAHTFKKSVDTSQSQVLNTEV; encoded by the coding sequence ATGGAAATGACCACTGTCACTTTTGATCAAATCAATACAACTGCTGCACTTGATGAAAATGGCTCTGTGTATATTGACACGTATGGTGGACTGAGACAGTCTGTCCACATCATCTCTCTCATTCTTTATTCCCTGGTCTTTGTCCTTGGTGTGTTGGGGAATGGAATGGTTATCTGGGTGACTGGGTTCAAGATGAAGAAAACAGTTAACACAGTTTGGTACCTCAACCTTGCTGTGGCTGACTTCCTCTTCACTGCATTTCTGCCACTGACTGTGACATACACAGCTATGGATTTCCACTGGCCATTTGGCAAGTTCATGTGCAAGTTGAACACCACGATCAGCCATCTGAATTTGTTTGCCAGTGTCTACATTCTGGTGGTGATCAGTGTGGACAGATATGTGTCTGTGGTGTGGCCTGTCTGGGCTCAGAACCACCGAAATGTACGCAAGGCATCCTGTGTGAGTCTGGGTGTTTGGGTGGTGGCTTTGATTCTCTGCACTCCATACCTCATCTTCAGGGACACTGAGAAAAATTCTCAAGACCAAACCATCTGTTTCAACAACTATGCTCTTTCTGATGACAACACAACAAGATCTGTGATTCAGTTAAGAAAATTTCGTCATCAGGCCATTATCATCACCCGCTTTCTCCTGGGATTTGTAGCGCCCTTCACTGTCATTGCCTCCTGTTATGCTGtcatcatccatcatctcaGAAGAAACCCCACTCTGGCCAGCCAGTCAAGTCGTCCCTTTAAAATTATTGCTGCCATTATCATCACTTTTTTCTTGTGCTGGGCTCCCTTCCACATCATGAGTCTAATTGAACTAGTGAACTTCACGTCAGATACATCAAGTGAAATGTTAGAACATGTCATGACTATAGGGATCCCTCTGGCTACCAGTCTGGCCTTTCTCAACAGCTGCATGAATCCACTGTTGTACGTGTTCCTTGGCCAAGATTTTAAGGATAAAGTTCGCAAATCCATCCTGAAAGCATTGGAGATTGCCTTTCGGGAAGTGGAGACAGATGCTCACACTTTTAAGAAGTCAGTGGACACCAGTCAGAGCCAAGTTTTGAATACtgaagtataa